The sequence GGCACGGCTTAGGCTTTGTAGACGATGGGCGCGACTTGCTGGAAATAGCAACGGTTCACGGGTAAGGTCTGGAATATCCTCTGCTGCAATTGGATGATGAACTGGTGCTTCAACCAATCCTTGCGCTTGTTGCCACTGGCTAAGAGAGGGTAAAAACGCTGGCGATGGCTTGGTACTTTTTTCCACCGCTTGCGCAATAAAAGGCTCGCCATTTAAGCTGTGGGTTGCTAAAATCTTATGGGCATAATCTAATGTTGGCCCTAAAATTTGTCCGCCAGGAATATCTTTAAATGCCGCAGATATCCGCCGAAGCGTAAACAACTTGTCCTGTTCTATGGTTTTAGCAATAGCAATGCGTGGCTGCGTTGTGCGCCAAGCGCGTAGTAGCAAAACCGCTTCATACAAATCACCACCGCCTTGAGCAATGGCGAGAGCGGCAAGCTCTGGCTCATAAAGTGAAGCCTCGCCCATGACACGATCAATGAGATATGGGAGAGTGTTTTTAATTTCGGTAATGCGCTTTTGATCTATAGTGCCAATTGATTGACGATAGAGGCGCTCTGCTTGATCTATTGCTTTTTCACCACCGCGTGTTGCGACATAGGCCATGATTTTTTCTCGCTTTACAAAACTTCAACATAGGTGGAACGGGGTAGCCCGATAAGACTATTTTGACTGAAGAAAAAAATGTCAAAACCAAGCGGATAGGAAATAAGAGCATTACGCATTGCCCAAAATTGAGGGTAAACTCCGCCAAATTGAATAGTTTTTTGGCCTTTAATGCCAGGTCCAGAAAGCCGTAATGCTGTTCCAACACCAAATTGTGCTGGCGCAATTAATAATGCGCCTTTTTCAGGATAGAGAAGATCGCCAATTGCAATATGCGTTATCGCCTCAACATCGCTTTCATTTTCAAGTGGCATAAAAACATATTGCGCTTGTGGCAGGGAGGAAGGCAAAGCACCAGTTGCTTGCAATTTTTGCCTTAGCGTGAGTTCATCGCAAAAAAATCGCGTTTCACGGTCAAGCAAAGTATCGCCAAATGTTGCCCATGACAGATTATCACAAGTTATGTCACAACCAGGATTTGCCAAGGCTTTCATTAACTTTTCAAAATGCCTATTATCCAGTTCATCTTGTATGCTTGGTTGTATGTTTGGATTTTGCATTAAAATGTTTCCATCTCTACACGGGTGGCATTTACTTCGCATAAGCGTTGATGATCTTCTTGGCTTTGCAACTCAAAGGCAGTTTTCAAAAAGCTGGAAATCTCATTGCTTTGGATATTTGCATTAAAAGCGGCATCAATAACCGCCATTGCCATGGCTTGCTCAAGATCACGGCCGACAATCATGCCATAACCGATACAGTTTAATTGTTTGAGCTGAATGTGAGCTTCAGCAACAAGCACTTCACCAAGGTGAAATTCACTGCCTTTTACGCTGTCACGCATCGGCACCATGACAAGACCAGTACGGCTTTGAATAACCTCGATATCGCCTAAATCATCAATTAAAGTTTCACTGAGTTGCTTGATAGCTAAGCCATCAGCACGCGCAAGAATAGATAACCTATCACTATGCGCAAAAATATCATTATCGCTAGGATTATCTCGGTTCTCAATGGTTGGGGACATAATAATCGTCCTTTATTCTAAAAGGGTTATAAAAATAGGGTAAATAAGTAAAGGCGCCTTAGTCGGTCTTAGTCTGTATTTAGCGCCAAAAGCCGTATCAAAGGCGGCCTGTATCAAAAGCAAATTGCACCTTTTCAGCCGCCCAGATTGATACTGCATAGCCAATGGGGCGATACTCCAAATCGACATCGCATTTTTCCATCACGATAACAGGCTGGCCATTTGAAAGTTGGAGCATTTCCGCCTCCTCATCAAGCGCCAACCGCGCTGATATAATGGTTTCATGACGCAAATAATCATCAATGCCGTAATGGCGATAAATGGCACTATCACCAAGACCATCATGATAGAATTGCAAAAATTCAGGAAAGCGTTGCGCTGGGTGATAAGAACGCGAAATATGAATAGGCTCACCATCAGCAAAGCTGCGTTGTCCCACCATCACCAGTAAATCACCAAGGTTTACTTTTAACCGCTCAGCTTTTTCTTTATCTGCTTCAACAAGACAAGCAAAAATATTTTCAGTACTTGGCACACGCCCCTCACTTATAAGATTGGGGTGAAAACGCGTGCGCTGCGACACGACGTAACGGATTGGCCGGCGAAACTCGACAAAAGTACCTCGCCCTTGATCAACCCGTAATTTACCCATCGATACCAAAGCGGCAATTGCGCGGCGAATAGAATGGCGGCCAATGTCAAAACGCTGTGAAAGTTGATTTTCTGTTGCAAGTTGGCTACCCGCAGAAAGAATACCTGAAGATATTTCGTTATCCAATACGTCTCTAACGTATTTCCAGCGTCCATATGAAGAATTCATAGTATATCCCGTCAATTCATTCGAATGAATTCTTTATATACCTTCGTCATTTCAATTTTATTACAATTTAATTAAAATTAATATCATGATAAAAAATTTTATATTATTATTTAACCATTTTATTGTCATAAAAGTTTAATCTCTACTTTTTATATGATGCTGATATAAATGAAGTGGGAGAGTAAATATTATGAAAGCCGTTGAAGTTGCCAATATTTCCAAAACCTATGGACGCACCAAAGCGCTTAAAGGTATTAGCTTATCAATTGATAAGGGTGAAATGGTAGCGCTTATCGGTGCTTCGGGATCGGGAAAAAGTACCTTAATCCGACATTTGGCAGGTCTTGAAACAGCAGATCGCGGCAGTGCTGACATTAATATTTTTGGCGAAAAAACCCAAGAAAATGGTCAAGCAACCAAAGCCAGCAAAATGATGCGTGGCAAAATATCGGTGATCTTTCAACAATTCAATCTGGTTAACCGTTTATCATTATTAACCAATGTTCTCATCGGTCTTTTGGGGCGTATTCCATCTTGGCGTGGCACTTTAGGCTTTTTCAAACGCGAAGAAAAAATAGCTGCAATTGATGCCTTGACACGAGTGGGAATTGACCATGCTGCATTTCAGCGCGCCTCAACCCTTTCAGGTGGTCAACAACAACGGGCAGCAATTGCCCGATCACTTTTACAAAATGCTGAAATTTTAATTGCCGATGAGCCAATTTCAGCCCTTGACCCAGCATCGGCCCGCCGCGTCATGGATATTTTATCTAAAATCAATGAAGAAGATGGCATCACCATGATTGTCTCGCTTCATCAGGTAGAATATGCAAGGCGTTTTTGCCCAAGAACCATCGCCATGCGTGATGGTGCAATTGTTTATGACGGGCCTTCAATCAACTTAACCAATGCTTTTTTATCAGAGCTTTATGGTAGCGCATCAGAAGAACTTGTTTTGCCCGATGCGGCTGATATGCCGTTAGCAAGTCACAATACACCGCCAAAAGTATCTGTAAGACAACAATATTTCCAGCCTGCGTGAGTTTATTTCAAATTAAACCAATTTTCGACCTGCCGCTTTAATATTTTTAAATCTAGGA comes from Bartonella sp. HY038 and encodes:
- the phnG gene encoding phosphonate C-P lyase system protein PhnG translates to MSPTIENRDNPSDNDIFAHSDRLSILARADGLAIKQLSETLIDDLGDIEVIQSRTGLVMVPMRDSVKGSEFHLGEVLVAEAHIQLKQLNCIGYGMIVGRDLEQAMAMAVIDAAFNANIQSNEISSFLKTAFELQSQEDHQRLCEVNATRVEMETF
- the phnC gene encoding phosphonate ABC transporter ATP-binding protein, with translation MKAVEVANISKTYGRTKALKGISLSIDKGEMVALIGASGSGKSTLIRHLAGLETADRGSADINIFGEKTQENGQATKASKMMRGKISVIFQQFNLVNRLSLLTNVLIGLLGRIPSWRGTLGFFKREEKIAAIDALTRVGIDHAAFQRASTLSGGQQQRAAIARSLLQNAEILIADEPISALDPASARRVMDILSKINEEDGITMIVSLHQVEYARRFCPRTIAMRDGAIVYDGPSINLTNAFLSELYGSASEELVLPDAADMPLASHNTPPKVSVRQQYFQPA
- the phnH gene encoding phosphonate C-P lyase system protein PhnH, with protein sequence MQNPNIQPSIQDELDNRHFEKLMKALANPGCDITCDNLSWATFGDTLLDRETRFFCDELTLRQKLQATGALPSSLPQAQYVFMPLENESDVEAITHIAIGDLLYPEKGALLIAPAQFGVGTALRLSGPGIKGQKTIQFGGVYPQFWAMRNALISYPLGFDIFFFSQNSLIGLPRSTYVEVL
- a CDS encoding carbon-phosphorus lyase complex subunit PhnI gives rise to the protein MAYVATRGGEKAIDQAERLYRQSIGTIDQKRITEIKNTLPYLIDRVMGEASLYEPELAALAIAQGGGDLYEAVLLLRAWRTTQPRIAIAKTIEQDKLFTLRRISAAFKDIPGGQILGPTLDYAHKILATHSLNGEPFIAQAVEKSTKPSPAFLPSLSQWQQAQGLVEAPVHHPIAAEDIPDLTREPLLFPASRAHRLQSLSRADTGGVLALGYSAMRGFGSAHPTVNELRLSEAEIIVSHPSGTQFSAGRIKISQAEVISKTKKDKLELGFSATFGWNEVKVIAAATLDLNASTESKSDAVSEEFFLYHTEAVESSGFCIHFKLPHYVTFQSSLDALRGIKRRNADGSEIREDLKRLEEELI
- the phnF gene encoding phosphonate metabolism transcriptional regulator PhnF, with protein sequence MNSSYGRWKYVRDVLDNEISSGILSAGSQLATENQLSQRFDIGRHSIRRAIAALVSMGKLRVDQGRGTFVEFRRPIRYVVSQRTRFHPNLISEGRVPSTENIFACLVEADKEKAERLKVNLGDLLVMVGQRSFADGEPIHISRSYHPAQRFPEFLQFYHDGLGDSAIYRHYGIDDYLRHETIISARLALDEEAEMLQLSNGQPVIVMEKCDVDLEYRPIGYAVSIWAAEKVQFAFDTGRL